The DNA sequence CGTCCACCCTCTCCCGGTCTTTGGGATGGAGGAAGGACTGCGTGGGTCTTGAGCAGTCATTTTTTTCACGTAGATACTTCTCCCACGCGTTGCGGTCCGTCGTTAGCGGGGTATTTGGACGCACATGCCGGTATAGGAACTTTTCATGGCAGTTATTGCATCGGGACCGTTGACAGGGTTCGACATCACTGTAGCCACTCACCCCCAGGTTGCCCAGCAacaggcagatggagagagagaggatgagaagttTAAGGTTCTTCATCCTTTAGAAGTCTTGAAGCTGCAGAGAAACAAATAGCTCAGTGAGTGAAGTGGCttgtagcccccccccccctcatttaAATATGCACTGGAACTGAATGGGGTCGTCCCTATCTGATCCTCGGCTCCCTGTCATTCTCTGACCCCGTTAACACTCAGAGCTTCTACAACTGTTCTACAACCCATTGGTTATTCAATCAAAATGAAATATATAATGTGAACAggatctctcttcctcccatctaCAATCAAACAGGGTTCCAAAACAGGCCATTGTTTACACGTGCACATTTAATCTGGCCATATTAGTCAGGCAGGCTGTCTGCACTGAGGAAGGTATTCACACACAGGAAGGGCTTGAGTCTGACTCACACACAGTTCTCTCACACACAGCTCTCTCACTACTATTTACACACGTatccctctctaacacacagagatATGGGTATACATGAAGTTGTACATTACCTGGTTATGGATCCGTAATGTCTGCTGCAGTGTGTCTCTGTAATGGAACTCTGTTCCAGATTGGTGGAGAAGAACTTCAGCCCTCAGCTCACACGTCTCATTCTTTTATTTTCCTTACTGGACTGTAGACGGGTGTGTCCCCATGTGTACGTAACGTCCTGCTGCGTGTCTGCGTCACAGTGTGCATGTCTGCATGTCAGAacgggttagtgtgtgtgtccacgGAGCTAGTTAAAGGCAGGGGTTTTGCAGGGTTGCCTTTATTCTCTGTTGCTGAAGGGATCAGGTTTCAGCTAAAAATACTGTCCAGTGAGGAATATGGGTGGGGCTAGCATATGTAGGatgcatgtgtgcctgtgtgtgactAAGATTTGTCACTACATGCTCTTCAAGACCTGAATGAGTTAGTGTATGTTAGTGCTGGGCTAGAACAAAAGCCTGTTCACCCTGTATCTCTCCATGGTTGGTGACGCTGATGGTGTTTTTTAGCCATCTAGTTCATTGGTACTAAACACATCTAACGACAGAGTCTGTGGAACAACTAGCCTATGATGAGCCAAACgatgagggagaatgagagagaagcttATTCTAAAAAGAGCAACCTTTCACTACGTATGTTTCCTatccttctctctgttcctctcttacGTGGTGAAACCATCTGTGTTTCTATAGATGgacagaggatggatggatttatggactgtctctgttcctctcttacATGGTGAAACCATCTGTGTTTCTATGGATGgacagaggatggatggatttatggactgtctctgttcctctcttacGTAGTGAAACCATCTGTGTTTCTATAGATGgacagaggatggatggatttatggactgtctctgttcctctcttacGTAGTGAAACCATCTGTGTTTCTATAGATGgacagaggatggatggatttatggactgtctctgttcctctcttacGTAGTGAAACCATCTGTGTTTCTATGGATGgacagaggatggatggatttatggactgtctctgttcctctcttacGTAGTGAAACCATCTGTGTTTCTATAGATGgacagaggatggatggatttatggactgtctctgttcctctcttacGTAGTGAAACCATCTGTGTTTCTATAGATGgacagaggatggatggatttatggactgtctctgttcctctcttacATGGTGAAACCATCTGTGTTTCTATAGATGgacagaggatggatggatttatggactgtctctgttcctctcttacGTAGTGAAACCATCTGTGTTTCTATGGATGgacagaggatggatggatttatggactgtctctgttcctctcttacGTAGTGAAACCATCTGTGTTTCTATAGATGgacagaggatggatggatttatggactgtctctgttcctctcttacGTAGTGAAACCATCTGTGTTTCTATGGATGgacagaggatggatggatttatggactgtctctgttcctctcttacGTAGTGAAACCATCTGTGTTTCTATAGATGgacagaggatggatggatttatggactgtctctgttcctctcttacATGGTGAAACCATCTGTGTTTCTATAGATGgacagaggatggatggatttatggactgtctctgttcctctcctatATAGGTAGAGACCATGTGAACATACTGaacattctaaagactgttgaggaCAAAGTCATGGGTTTTATGCATATGACTCAGACCTCATTTCAAATGTGAATTTGAGTatgttatttaaatgttttttttctgtgtaTTTTGGTATTTCCAAATACACAACctaaaacaaatacttttattTGAACGTTTATTTGTAAAAAACCAAGTAGTTGACCAAATTGTATTTGAAAGtgttttcaaatactatttaaataCCTGGGAGTGTATTTGAGTCAGCGTATTTGAGTTCTTCAAACACAATCCCATATTAAACTACTTGTTTTTTCAAATAAAAGGTTATCTGAATACTTGttttgaaatgtattgaaaagtaattgaaatacctgAAAGTGTTATAACCCAGGTCTGATGACTAGGCCTACACATAGGAGTGACGTTGTACAATCATCATATTTCTCAAAAGGAACAGTTCCAGTGTTACAGCCCCCAGAACcctaaaataaacaaatatctACCCACAACTTCTTGACAATATAACAATTTAATAGAAAAACCAAACACTTCACTTTCTCTTGTTTAACATTTCATATACATTCCTatatttgtgtatctgtgtgcgctATATAAACTGCAGCTCACGTCATTGTAAAAACCTGGACAGGGAACAACCAAAGTGGTTTAAAACAATAACAAGACAACAGTCATCAAACTGCCATTTTCATCGTGTGACTATTGACACATGATGGGTTTACATACAATTCACATGTTTCGGCAAGTCTGTgaattacactcacagacatgtATACATTATCAGACTTAAAATGAAAGACCTACACAATAACAAAACAAGTATTTCAGAACCTTAAAATTCACAGCCCTCTGTTGCCCAATCAGAATTCTTAATTCCCTGTAGAAGAGTGTTATAGTGACTTACTAAACATCACAATCGATTTCAGAAAACAAATGTTTGATTCAGATCATATTTATGAATGTCAAACTATCTCGATATGGATGAACTTTGATTGAATCTActgcaaaaaaagaaaaagtgTATTTATTGCCAAACTCACAATCAACATCTACAGCTTAATTGATTATTGGGTCATGTGTTTGGAACATGATTAGGATGACTTGAATTTCAGGCCAAACATCATGGCATGATTCTGTGTCATATTGAATGAGGAATCTTGTCAGTTCTAAACAAGACCTTTCTGTCCTGAACAAGATGCCCTGATCAATATACATCAAAAACAACCTATCACGAAGTAGCAATGGAGATGGCTACAAAACAGGAAGAGCCAATCAAAAGGCCAGAAAATAAAAACATCAGTTGGGGAAAATTTCAGTCAATCAAATCATTACTATTTCCTGTGTATTTCCATATTCAAGAACAATAACATGTAGGACAACAATAAAGAATGGCTTTAAAAAATAACATAATTCCTGCTCATAAATTATTGCTTTCCAATGtcttcttttcattttccttttcCTAGTGTAAGTAGAAAAAAAAGCACACTTGGGAGGGTGATTGAGGAAGAGcgtgagaggaggaagagtgtgCTGGGTAACCCTGGGCAACAGAGGAAGGAATACAAACGAGTGAGAAAGGGACCCTGGGATTGCTGTGCATTCAGGTTGAGATCAATAAAGTTATACAAACACCTCAGTAGACATATAACTGTATATGTAGGAATACATCAGGTTGTAGTTTCATATCCCCCTCTTCCCTTTACTAGTCACagacatctctctccccctcttcccctcactAGTCATAGACATATAACCGTATATAAACACTTGACTTATATACGGGGTATATGTAGGAATACATCAGGTTGTAGTTTCATATCCCCCTCTTGCCTTTACTAGTCAtagacatctctctccctctctccccctcactagtcatagacatctctctccctctctccccctcactagtcatagacatctctctccctctctcccctcactagtcatagacatctctctccctctcttccctttacTAGTCAtagacatctctctccctctcttcccctcactaGTCAtagacatctctctccctctcttcccctcactaGTCAtagacatctctctccctctctccccctcactagtcatagacatctctccctctctccccctcactagtCATAgacatctctccctcttttccaccTGAAACCAACATAACCACATTCATAGGTGACATCGTCAATGTACAAATATAAAAGTGTTTGTACAGTGTTCGTATAAACCTGCCTGCGTGAGGACAGTGTCCTTTTGAACATGCTACGGGTTGCTAAGCTAAAACAGCGAGGGGAGCAGATAGAGGATATTCACAGGCTTCAGATCAGAATATTCCCATATATATATTCCCACATATTCCCCCAAAGCTATAGATCACCTGAATTGCCTGAGACTTCAAGTGAATGATTGGACTGATCTATCCATATGATGTACAGACCAGTGGAGCAGCATAGATCTAAACACACAGCTGACTCGGTTAGTGAAAGGCCATGTTTGTGTGTTACTGGTGAAGCAGTGTCTGCCTCAGGGCCTTGTGCATGTTCAGGTGGGATTGTGTGTTACATCTCTACAACAAATCCACTGGCTGTGGAGCTTGGGCAGTGCTGGCTACAGATGTCATTTTACATTTGCCCAACTATCACTGAACCCtgaatctcttctctctctcccttccacgtGTTTATTGAACCTGCATTTGAATACCGATACTTgatttcactctctcttttccctgATTAACTCGCCTTCTCCATCCTGGCAGTGCAATCATCTGAGCGATAATTAGACATGCTCTCGTTGGATCACGAAAGGCGAAGAAAGAGAGCAAAAGTGCACcaaatgagagagaaggagacatttgagagacagaggaggtaaGTGGAAGAGTGTATGCGGGGTCACTCGTTGAAAGAGGGGTAGATGGGAATCTCAAAGTCATCGTTGTTGAAGTTGGCCGGCTGGTCCAGCATGGCGAGAacatcctagagagagagaaagatttaaCTTCAAAGCAACATGACAACACATAACAAAAGGTACAGATGGAGACATGGGGAAGAGAAAGGCAGATTGAtataggtagagggagagagacttacAGGGAAGATGTCAGGCTGGTTGTTCTGTGTGTGGGGGTGctgctctgccctgttctgagcttGCTGCTGGCCGTGCCACTGGGGCCACACTGCCTCCGCTGCCCTGGAGGGGAACTGCTGCCCCGACCCCAAGCCATCTATCAGAGACAATGGGCGATTCAGTATCTAACTACACcagcatacacaaacacataaaaacactgtactgtagatgacacacacacacacacactctctctctcagggtcacGTACCATATCCGTTGGTATTGAGGCTGGCGCGGGGGTTGATATTTGGGTAGTTAGCCCCCGTGGTGGGGTTCGGAGCGGCAGTGGTGGGCATCGCCCCAAATGAGGAGGAAGAGCCCCCAACAAAACTCCCCATGGCAAACTGGGGAGACAGGGCCTTCCCTGCCTGGGGCACCACCTGCTGGGCAGGTGGTGAACAACACCATGTTATTATTCACACTTTATAAACGTACAAGGTTTCTGTTATACATTTACTGTTGAAACTGTCTGGGTGTGATACTCAAAACACAGATTACACAGGAATAAAATACAAGGTCCTTTACAATGCTAAGATACAGAGATGCAAGAACCTCAGAGCACTCATCCCCATCACGccagctacagatgtaggatttcaATTTGATAACCCTGTTCAAGGAAAACTGTCCTGCAATGCAGACAATTTTAAACTTGtattgtatttgaggtttaaaaaaagcTTCTGACAATTGTAATTTCCACAAacaaattataataattataatagtcttaaattaagattctacatctgtagcaCTTTGGGCAACAACAGAGGATCTAAACTTCAGGCTGTTTGGACAGCTTCTACCTGCAGCTGCCAGCTGTCTCACCTGGTTGTTGAAGGGGGGTCTAGCCCCTGCTGCTGGCCCCGGCCAGCTCACCGCTGCCCCTCCCTGTAGGGGGCTGCTGTTGGAGGGGGGTGCCCCGTTCTGACGGGACATCTGAGCCAGCACCTGGCCTGCGGAGTGGGATGGCTGCACCATCTGAGGGGCCATCCCTACTGACCTGGAATTAGTTCATAACAACAGGAAATTACAATCTCTTATTCAGTATACATGGCCCTTAGATCAGTTGAAAACAGTACAACAGAGGCTAGTGGTCATACCTGCTGTATGTGTCGTTGGAGCGGTTGGCAGTTGTGTAGTTGTTGTTGTCCTGAGGGTAGATGGGTACTCCGGGGGCAGAGGTGGAGGGCAGGAACTTGGCCTGGTCTGGGTTGGGGTACATGGAGGGGTGCATCTCTGCCTTGTCCCTGGTCTTACTATGGTCAGTTCCAGCTGCGGTCACGGCCTGGACAGGCATCTGACATGGACAACGGTCAACAAGCGGTCAATACTCACTAAAGGCTTGGAGGTAGGAACaacaatacaactttattgtccatgtTACAGTGAACAATAGAACGATCTCGTCCCcaagacatcacacatacagtgaGATAAGCACAGGATCAAGCTGCAGTGCAGCACCACTGGATGGGGGGCTTGTTGTGGGGTTAAGGCCCCAGTTAGGTCTGTGTTTTAGTCAGTGCTAGTTTTACCTGTGGAAGTGTAACCTGTCCTGCCTCGTACagaccatctctccctcctccccccaactCTGCTTGCTGCTGCTGCAACTGTCtggaaagagggggaaagggagagagacaaaaaagAAGGAGAAAATAGGGggtggtagagagtggtagagggagaaaagagggtgtggtagagagtggtagagggagagtggtagagggagaaaagagggggagtggtagagtggtagagggagaaaagaggggtggtagagagtggtagagggagaaaagaggggtggtagagagtggtagagggagaaaagagggtgtggtagagagtggtagagggagagtggtagagggagaaaagaggggagtggtagagtggtagagggagaaaagaggggtggtagagagtggtagagggagaaaagagggggtggtagagagtggtagagggagaaaagagggggtggtagagagtggtagagggagaaaagaggggtggtagagtggtagagggagaaaagagggggtggtagagagtggtagagggagaaaagagggggtggtagagagtggtagagggagaaaagaggggtggtagagagtggtagagggagaaaagaggggtggtagagagtggtagagggagaaaagaggggtggtagagtggtagagggagaaaagagggagtggtagagagtggtagagggagagtggtagagggagaaaagagggggagtggtagagtggtagagggagaaaagaggggtggtagagagtggtagagggagaaaagaggggtggtagagagtggtagagggagagtggtagagggagaaaagagggggagtggtagagtggtagagcgagaaaagagggggtggtagagagtggtagagggagaaaagaggggtggtagagagtggtagagggagaaaagagggggtggtagagagtggtagagggagaaaagaggggttggtagagagtggtagagggagaaaagaggggttggtagagagtggtagagggagaaaagagggggtggtagagagtggtagagggagaaaagaggggtggTAGAGTgttagagggagaaaagagggaatggtagagagtggtagagggagaaaagagggggtggtagagagtggtagagggagaaaagaggggtggtagagagtggtagagggagaaaagagggggtggtagagtggtagagggagaaaagagggggtggtagagagtggtagagggagaaaagaggggtggtagagagtggtagagggagaaaagagggggtggtagagagtggtagagggagaaaagaggggttggtagagagtggtagagggagaaaagagggggtggtagagtggtagagggagaaaagagggagtggtagagagtggtagagggagaaaagagggggtggtagagagtggtagagggagaaaagagggagtggtagagagtggtagagggagaaaagagggggtggtagagggagaaaagagggagtggtagagggagaaaagagggggtggtagagagagaaaaaaagaagtgTTAGCAGTGACAACAGAAAATATAATTTTCGTCAAGGCCCTCCACCGCTGCTTGGGAAACCAAAACACCTGCCGACCAACAGCACTTGCCCCACCACCAGTCACTATGGTAACCAAGacgaaaagaggagagggggttcaTTACCAACACCGTGGTCATGATGGATATCTTACTGCtgttgaggagggagagggagacggggaatCACCCAAAAACAGAAAGGCCCGGTCAAGTCAAGTAACAATCCACAGCCCTTACCAAGGGGTGAACTCTGAACCAgaccagagagaacaagagaataaAGGGAACAAGATAGAAATAGAGTTGTAGTATCCagtgaagcagcagcagcagccacagCTGACCCATGCCAGAGGGGGGGGTTGAGGGGGTCTCACCTGGCAGCCACCTGCCCTGGGCTGTGGGATACAGGGGGGAAGTTAGGACTGGTCTCCCCCAGCGAGGGGGGCAAAGACACCCCTGGGGACGAGAGGGGGGTGAGGGTGTCCTGAGTCGAGGTTCTACTGGCCCACAACAAAAACAAGGggtgaggaggaaaggaagggagagaaagatatgTAGGGGAGGTGAACATACTGACAAACACACATCCTGGAAGAGATGACATCACATTTCCTAAGGTGGCTCAACAGATTGGTTAGACAGAGTGGAGATGTTCAGATGTTGAGGTGGAATAGAGTTGTGGTGTCTATGTGTTGTAGGCGTCTCACACTCAGGTGACTTGCGTTGGTGCAGATAATACGTGTGTGCGTGTTGGTACTTGAAGTTTGAGTTgttgcagatgtgtgtgtgcgtgtgtacctaCTTGGCGttggtgcaggtgtgtgtgtatgtgtgtacctaCTTGGCCTTGGTGCAgatgatgtgtgtctgtgtgtgtatacagcaccTACTTGACGTTGGCGTTGGTACAGATGATGTACTCTATCTCCTCAGAGAAGGGGTTCTGGAAGGTGAAGGAGCTGGTCCTGATCCAGAGCCAGTCTCTGGTCTTGGACAGGAAGCGGAACATGACGGACAGCACCTGACCCTTCAGCTTGACCACCTGCTGGAAGCTGTCTCTCAGCAGTTCCTGGTCCTCAAGGTGGGCCAGCTCCAAGATGTTCTTACCCAGCAGTtcctggggaacacacacacacacacacaacactgaaaAAGGTAGATCAAGCTTACAGCTGTCACACAGTTTAAACACATACTGTATCCTGGTACACAGTTTAAACACACACTGTATCCTGGTACACAGTTTAAACACATACTGTATCCTGGTACACAGTTTAAACACATACTGTATCCTGGTACACAGTTTAAACACATACTGTATCCTGGTACACAGTTTAAACACATACTGTATCCTGGTACACAGTTTAAACACATACTGTATCCTGGTACACAGTTTAAACACATACTGTATCCTGGTACACAGTTTAAACACATACTGTATCCTGGTACACAGTTTAAACACATACTGTATCCTGGTACACAGTTTAAACACATACTGTATCCTGATACACTATGAAATGCGATGCTGGGTGTTTGTCCTACTCTAGCCCCAGGCTGTGAGTGAGGCCTACCTGAGGCTGGTAGCCCACTGTGGCCATGCAGCGGTGGTCTACGAAGGTAAAGAGGCCCTGGCAGTTGTGACGAGAGATGAACTCCACCGGAACACTGATGCTGTTCATGTCTGTGTCGCTCGGGCAAGAGGTCACCTAGACAACAAGGGGGCAGGCAACAAGTGTCTGCAAGATGGTGGTTCCATGAGCCCATCCAAAAATTGGACATTGAGTTTTCCCATCTTACCTGAAGTCTACCGATGGCGACTAGACAGTAGCGACTCCCCTGAATATTGTCTGCTTCCTCATCTGTTAGATTCACCCCTGAAATGCGAGCAGGCAAACACACACGACTCAGTATGCAGCAGTAGTGTATACATTGGATATATGCCGGTACAAAGTGGAGTCGCacttcaacggctcagacaccagacgtatgtagcagggtctacaggaaatcacggactacaaaaagacaACAAGCCTCGTCACGGACACCaacatcttgcttccagacaaactaaacaccctCTTTGCCCGTTATgaagataatacagtgccaccgtcgcggccgacgtgagtaaaactcTTGGAAGGCTGCTggtccagatggcatccccagccgcgtcctcagagcatgcacagacaggctggtgtgtttacggacatattcaatctctccctatctcagtcTGATGTCCccgcttcaagatggccaccattgttcctgtacccaagaaggcaaagataactgagctaaatgactatcgccccatagcattcacttctgtcatcattaagtgctttgagagacaagtcaaggatcatatcacctccaccttacctgccaccctagacccacttcagtttgcataccgccccaacaggtccacagatgattcaagcgccatcacactgccccaagaggaatacctatgtaagaatgctgttcattgactacagctcagcattcaacaccatagtaccctccaagctcaaaattaagcttgaggccttgtgtctcaactagaggtcgactgattaatcggaatggccgattaaatAGGGCCgattcaagttttcataacaatcggtaatcgttATTTTTGGACACAGATTGGCCGAttaatttttttacacctttatttaactaggcaagtcagttaagaacacgttcttattttcaacggcctaggaacggtgggttaactgccttgttcaggggcaggacaacatatttttaccttgtcagctcggagattcgtttttgcaaccttccggttactagtccaacgctctataaccacctgccttacattgcattccacgaggagactgcgtggcaggctgactacctgttacgcgagggcagcaagaagccaaggtaagttgttagctagcattaaacgtatcttataaaaaacaatcttaacataatcactagttaactacacatggttgatgatattactagtgtaTCTAGCGTGttctgcattgcatataatcggaTGCGGtacctgttaatttctcatcgaatcacagcctacttcgccaaacgggtgatgatttaacaagggcatttgcgaaaaaagcactgtcatgCACCAAtgtaccataaacatcaatgcctttctttaaaatcaatacactgcctgccctccagaacacctacagcacccgatgtcacaggaaggcaaaaaagatcacaaccacccgagccactgcatggtcacaccgctaccatccagaaggcaaggtcagtacaggtgcatcaaagctgggaccgagagactgaaaaacaaggccatcagactgctaaacagcaatcactaactcagagaggttgctgcctacattgagacccaatcaccggacaatttaataaatggatcactagtcactttaaacaatgccactttaaataatgtcacTTCAGTAATgcttacatatcttacattactcatatcatatgtatatactgtattttataccatctattgcaccttgacaatgctgctcggccatcgctcatccatataattatatgtacatattctcattcacccctttagatttgtgtgtattaggtagttgttggggaattgttagatgacatgttagatattgctgcagtcggaactagaagcacaagcatttcgctacactcgcattaacatctgttaaccatgtgtatgtgaccaataacatttgatttgatataagaGCTATGCCataggttagttagttagttacctgtGGGGGGCCAGGACTTGATGTATCCAGTGCAGTGGACCACCAcatactgaggctctccatcctTGGGTGGGCCCAGACCATTCCTACAGGGGAGAACACTACCAGTCAAGGCATAGTTCACTATACATTgcatttgggaaagtattcagacatcttgactttttccacatgttgttaagtTAAAgcctttttcctcatcaatctacacacaataccccacaatgacaaagcaaaaacaggttttcagaaatgtttgcaaatttattaaaaaaactgaaatatgacatttacataagtattcagaccctttac is a window from the Oncorhynchus tshawytscha isolate Ot180627B linkage group LG03, Otsh_v2.0, whole genome shotgun sequence genome containing:
- the LOC112236966 gene encoding aryl hydrocarbon receptor nuclear translocator isoform X1, yielding MLFNPDMDSSNPDIPDDSLGLGAGGAQASSSAVVPKGSNKRRAAPDFDDDDDDDGSKLFRCDDDGGGGDKERFARENHSEIERRRRNKMTAYITELSDMVPTCSALARKPDKLTILRMAVSHMKSLRGSGNTAADGTYKPSFLTDQELKHLILEAADGFLFVVSCESGRVVYVSDSLTPVLNQSQSDWLGSSLYDQLHPDDGNKLREQLSTAESNNTGRMLDLKTGTVKKEGQQSSVRMCMGARRSFICRMRCGSCPVEPMSMNRLNFLRSRNRNGLGPPKDGEPQYVVVHCTGYIKSWPPTGVNLTDEEADNIQGSRYCLVAIGRLQVTSCPSDTDMNSISVPVEFISRHNCQGLFTFVDHRCMATVGYQPQELLGKNILELAHLEDQELLRDSFQQVVKLKGQVLSVMFRFLSKTRDWLWIRTSSFTFQNPFSEEIEYIICTNANVKTSTQDTLTPLSSPGVSLPPSLGETSPNFPPVSHSPGQVAARQLQQQQAELGGGGRDGLYEAGQVTLPQMPVQAVTAAGTDHSKTRDKAEMHPSMYPNPDQAKFLPSTSAPGVPIYPQDNNNYTTANRSNDTYSRSVGMAPQMVQPSHSAGQVLAQMSRQNGAPPSNSSPLQGGAAVSWPGPAAGARPPFNNQQVVPQAGKALSPQFAMGSFVGGSSSSFGAMPTTAAPNPTTGANYPNINPRASLNTNGYDGLGSGQQFPSRAAEAVWPQWHGQQQAQNRAEQHPHTQNNQPDIFPDVLAMLDQPANFNNDDFEIPIYPSFNE
- the LOC112236966 gene encoding aryl hydrocarbon receptor nuclear translocator isoform X5, with protein sequence MTAYITELSDMVPTCSALARKPDKLTILRMAVSHMKSLRGSGNTAADGTYKPSFLTDQELKHLILEAADGFLFVVSCESGRVVYVSDSLTPVLNQSQSDWLGSSLYDQLHPDDGNKLREQLSTAESNNTGRMLDLKTGTVKKEGQQSSVRMCMGARRSFICRMRCGSCPVEPMSMNRLNFLRSRNRNGLGPPKDGEPQYVVVHCTGYIKSWPPTGVNLTDEEADNIQGSRYCLVAIGRLQVTSCPSDTDMNSISVPVEFISRHNCQGLFTFVDHRCMATVGYQPQELLGKNILELAHLEDQELLRDSFQQVVKLKGQVLSVMFRFLSKTRDWLWIRTSSFTFQNPFSEEIEYIICTNANVKTSTQDTLTPLSSPGVSLPPSLGETSPNFPPVSHSPGQVAARQLQQQQAELGGGGRDGLYEAGQVTLPQMPVQAVTAAGTDHSKTRDKAEMHPSMYPNPDQAKFLPSTSAPGVPIYPQDNNNYTTANRSNDTYSRSVGMAPQMVQPSHSAGQVLAQMSRQNGAPPSNSSPLQGGAAVSWPGPAAGARPPFNNQQVVPQAGKALSPQFAMGSFVGGSSSSFGAMPTTAAPNPTTGANYPNINPRASLNTNGYDGLGSGQQFPSRAAEAVWPQWHGQQQAQNRAEQHPHTQNNQPDIFPDVLAMLDQPANFNNDDFEIPIYPSFNE
- the LOC112236966 gene encoding aryl hydrocarbon receptor nuclear translocator isoform X2; the encoded protein is MLFNPDMDSSNPDIPDDSLGLGAGGAQASSSAVVPKGSNKRRAAPDFDDDDDDDGSKLFRCDDDGGGGDKERFARENHSEIERRRRNKMTAYITELSDMVPTCSALARKPDKLTILRMAVSHMKSLRGSGNTAADGTYKPSFLTDQELKHLILEAADGFLFVVSCESGRVVYVSDSLTPVLNQSQSDWLGSSLYDQLHPDDGNKLREQLSTAESNNTGRMLDLKTGTVKKEGQQSSVRMCMGARRSFICRMRCGSCPVEPMSMNRLNFLRSRNRNGLGPPKDGEPQYVVVHCTGYIKSWPPTGVNLTDEEADNIQGSRYCLVAIGRLQVTSCPSDTDMNSISVPVEFISRHNCQGLFTFVDHRCMATVGYQPQELLGKNILELAHLEDQELLRDSFQQVVKLKGQVLSVMFRFLSKTRDWLWIRTSSFTFQNPFSEEIEYIICTNANVKTSTQDTLTPLSSPGVSLPPSLGETSPNFPPVSHSPGQVAARQLQQQQAELGGGGRDGLYEAGQVTLPQMPVQAVTAAGTDHSKTRDKAEMHPSMYPNPDQAKFLPSTSAPGVPIYPQDNNNYTTANRSNDTYSRSVGMAPQMVQPSHSAGQVLAQMSRQNGAPPSNSSPLQGGAAVSWPGPAAGARPPFNNQVVPQAGKALSPQFAMGSFVGGSSSSFGAMPTTAAPNPTTGANYPNINPRASLNTNGYDGLGSGQQFPSRAAEAVWPQWHGQQQAQNRAEQHPHTQNNQPDIFPDVLAMLDQPANFNNDDFEIPIYPSFNE